The nucleotide sequence GGTCAGTACGGGTACGGGTGTCGGCCGGGCTTGTCCATCCATGCCTGGTACGCCTCGGCACCCATCTGCGCTGGACGCCCCGCGGTTCGATCGTTTTGTCCAGGAAATTTTCGTTTGATCCAGATTACCCGCCGAGCGCCGGCCTCTCACGCCGTGGCCATGACCGGGGCCCCGCTGTCCGCGTCGATGACGCTGACCCGGACGGCGGGCTCGCGCACCGTGTCCAGGCTGGCCGCGGCGTCCACAGCGAAGAGCACCAGAACGGGCCTGGCGGCCGTGCCGCCACCGTGCACCCCGGCGAACTGGAGGATGCGCCAGCCGCCGTCGTCCCAGTGGTCCAGCAGCGCGGAGCGCACCACGCGGGAGGCGCTCTGCCAGGCGCGCGAGCGCTCCAGCAGTTCGACGGTCGCGGCGACCGGGACCGCCGCCGGGGCACCGGCCGCGGCGAGCGGATGTCCGGTCGCGGCGAGGGGGTGTCCGGTCGCGGCGAGGGGGTGTCCGGCGATCCGCAGCCGCAGTCGGCGCAACGGCATTCGCCAGCGGCGGTCCGGATCGGCGGAGAGGGCCGTCAGGGCCGCCGCCGCGGCCAGGACCAGGCACAGCGCCGCGGCCGGACGGCGGGCCGCCGCGGTCCACCAGGGCTGCTGGGCCAGGGCCGCCGCGACCCCGCCCGCGAGAACCGCGGCGGCGCGGACGAAGGCGCGCCAGGTGAGGGGGGCGTCCTGCCGTGCCGTACAGCCGCAGGAGGAGCCGGGCGCGGCGGCGTGGGCGTAGCCGAGATAGCCGAGGAAGCCCGCGCCGAGGAGGGCTGCCGCCGCTCCCGGGAGCGGAGTGGCGGGCGGCGCCAGCAGCGCGGCGGCGAGGAGGAGTTCGACCGCGCCGAGGGCGCGCAGGACGAGCGCGGCCCGGCCGCCGTCGCGCAGCAGCCGTGCGAGCGCGGTACGGGGCGCCTGCCGGGCGGTGCCCCGGCCGAACAGCTTGCCCGCCCCGGCCGGTCCGAGCACCCCGGCGAGCACCAGCGGGGCGAGGGCGCAGACCAGGGCGCTCACCGCCGCCTCCCCGCACCGGGCGCGACCGCGACCCGGACGAGGTCCACAGAGCCGTCGGACGGCCGCCACGCGCCCAGGACCTGGGCGCTCTGCCCGATGGTGAGCCGGGACAGATCGGCGGTGGGCGAGGCGTCGCCGTACGCGGCGCTGGTGGTCCGCGCCATGAGGTTGCCGACGATCTCGTGCTGCCCGTGGGCGAGATGCAGCCGGGTCTTCTCGATACCGCGGATGGTGGCGTGGAGGTTCACGATGTTGACCCACACGGCGTCGGCGGCGAGGGTGCCGTCGGGCAGGGGGAGGCCGCGGGCGTAGAGCCCGTCGCCGGTCTCGATGTCGGCCGCGGTGGTGGCCCGGGCCTTCCAGACGCTGGTGGCGTTCGTGACCCGCACGCGGGAGTGGTCGCCGTAGGAGCCCGCGACCTCCAGGACGTCGTGGTTGATCGCGGTGATCCGCCCCTCGGCGAAGGCGCTCTCGGCGACCGCGGGGTCCAGGGGGCGGATGGGTGCGGCGAAGGCGGCGTCGGCGTCCACGGCGCCCAGGGCGGTCGCCCCGATGACTCCGGTGCCGAGGGCTCCTGTGCTCAGGGCTCCCGTGCTCAGGGCTCCCGTGCCGATGACGGTGGCGCCGCGGAGGGCGGCGGCGGTGAGGAAGCGACGGCGGCCGAGGGGGTCGCCGGTTCGGTACGCGCTCATGGCCGGGCCCGCCTCATTCGAAGATGGAGACCGGCAGGGTGCCGGAGCTCAGGCTGCCGATGGCGGAGAAGGCGGCGGGGGTGAGGTCGATGACGCGGTTGGTGCGGCAGACCCCGTCGCAGCAGGTGGACTCGGAGCAGAAGCTGCGGGTGCGCGGGCCGCAGTCGCTGACGGTGACACAGACGCTCGCGCCCGAGCAGTCATGGCGCACCTTCATCACGGAGCCGCAGCCGCGCCGGGGTATGTCCTCGCCGCACAGGTCCGGCCGGGTGAGGTCCCAGCACGCCTTGGAGGCGTTGGGCCAGGCCGCCTGCAGGGCGCTGGAGCGGCAGGTGCCGCACGCTCCACCGCCCGCCGAGGCGCACGGACCCCAGGCGTTGCCACAACAGAACCAGGTGGCCTCGCCGTTCCAGAGCTTGGTCGATCCGCACGCCATGCCACTGTCCTCCCGGCTTCGGTCCGGCCCTCGCAGCAGCACCATCATCCGTGGGGCCGGGAACGGCCGCCACGGGAAGGCGTCCGGTCGGAGTCCGCGTCAGCGGCGGGGGGCTCCACAACCGCTCGACGATCGTGACGTGCTCTCCGTCGATCTGCCGTGCCCGCGTTCTCGCGCCCTGACCGGTCTTGATCCATGCTGTACCGACCATCAGTGAGCACACAGCGAGGTATGCGCGGATGCACCGTCCACGGCCCACCCTGGAGAGCGTGGCGCGGCGCGCGGGTGTCTCGCGCGCCACCGTCTCCCGTGTCGTCAACGGCTCCACCAAGGTCGCCGAGGAGAGCCGGGAGGCGGTGCTGGACGCGATCCAGGAGCTGGGCTACGTCCCCAACCAGGCGGCCCGCAGCCTGGTCACCCAGCGCACCGACTCCTTCGCGCTGGTGCTCCCCGAGGAGCCGGGCCGGGTCTTCTCCGACGACCGGTTCTTCCCGGGCGTGGTGCGCGGGGTCAGCCAGGAGCTGGAGTCCGCGGACAAGCAGCTCGTGCTGATGATGGCCCGCTCCCCCGCCAGCCGTGACCGCATCGAGCGGTTCGCCCTGGCCCGCCATGTCGACGGGGTCATGGTCGCCTCGATGCACGGCGCCGATCCGCTGCCGGCCGCGCTGGCCCGGATGGGCATCCCGGTGGTCTGCAACGAGCGGGTGCTGAGCCCGGCCTCACCACCGTACGTAGGGGTGGACAACGCGGCGGGCGCGGCGCTGGCCGTGGAGCACCTGATCCGCTCCGGGCGCACCCGTATCGCCACGGTCGCGGGCCCCCAGGACATGGTCGCCGGGATCGACCGGCTCTCGGGCTACCGGACGGCGCTGTCCGGGGCGCGGCTGGAGGCGTACGTCGCGGTCGGGGACTTCACCCAGGAGTCCGGGGCGGTCGCGATACGGGAGCTGCTGGACCGGGAGCCCCGGCTGGACGGGGTGTTCGTGGCCTCCGACCTGATGGCGATCGGGGCGCTGCGGGCGCTGCGCCGGACCGGCCGACGGGTGCCGGACGACGTGGCGGTGGTCGGCTTCGACGACATCGAGCCCGCGCGCTACACCGAACCCCCGCTGACCACCGTGCGCCAGCCCATCGGCGGGATCGGCCGCCGGCTGGCCCGCCAACTGCTGCGGCTGACGGCCGGGGAGACGATCGAACCGGCGCTGGTGTTGCCCACCGAGTTGGTGATTCGCGAGTCGGCGTAGCCGAGGGCATGACGGGGTGTCCCGCACCGCACCATGCCACCCCTCGGCGGAGGCGCCGCCACGGCTCAGCCGCCACCCGCATACCGCGGCAGCCACGCGCGAAAGTCCCGTTCGAACCCGTCGTAGCGGCGCCGCAGCTCGGCACCGGGCCAGTCCCGCGGCAGCAGCCGAGCGGGGAGGACGGGGTCGGCAAGGAGGTGCCGGAGGGCCGCGGCCGCGACGGTGAACCGTTCGGCCGGTTCCTCCGCGTCGTCCAGCGCCGCGCCGAGCAGCCTGGCCTGGCGGGCCCAGCCGTCCAGGTCCCACAGGCGCGCGGCGAGCTCGGCCGGATCGCCCTCCGGCGCGCCGGTGAACCAGCCGCACTGCTCGGCGGCGACATCCGGGCGCGGGTGGACGAGATTGGCGGGGCGCATCCAGGTGCCCTCGCGCAGTTCGGCCAGGCGCAGGGCCGCCATGGCCTGGCGGAGGGCGGCGCGCTCGGCCGCCTCGCGGCGGTCGGAGGTGACGATCGCGATCTCCCAGCCGCCGTCCCAGCGCCGGGTGCGGGGGGCGCGGCTGTCGTCCTGCCGCGCCTGGCGGGCCAGCAGGCGATCGGTGAGCCGGTAGGTGCCGTCGTTCTGCTGCAGGTCACCGGCCGCGACCATACGGGTGAGCGCGACCCGGACGGTGCCCTCGGCGGTGCCGAAGAGCGCGCCGACGCGCACCAGCGCGCGGGCGGGAAGCTGGGGCGGGTGATGGCCCAGCAGGGTGCTGAGCACGATCGAGCGCGCGGTCAGCGGCCGCAGGGTGAGCGTTCCGGTGTCGGTGTCGGTATCGGTGTCGTCCATGGCTACGCGAAACCCTATCCATTACAGTTCTGAATCGCGCATGATGGAAGTGTAAGACTCCCGCCTGCCCGCCCGCCCCACCGGCCGCCCGGTCCCGGGAGACCGCCGCGAACGAGGAGATGTCTGCCATGAGCGCTACGCACGAGGTCCTCAACCAGGCCCCGCCGCTCGTCGGCTTCAGCACGGCGGACGACCCGGCCCTGCTGGAGGCCCTGCGGCGGGACGGCGGCGGCTGGGGCGAGCCGGAGGTGCGGGACCTGGGCGCGCGGGCCGGTTCCGCGGAGGTCCAGGACTGGGCGCGGATGGCCGAGGAGCACTCTCCGGTGCTGCACACCCATGACCGTTACGGCCATCGCATCGACGAGGTCGAGTACCACCCCGCCTACCACCGGCTGATGGACGTCGCCGTGGAGAGCGGCCAGCACGCGGCGGCGTGGAGCGAGACCCGCCCGGGCGCCCATCTGGTGCGCGCGGCCAAGTTCTACGCCTTCGCGCAGGCCGAGCCCGGCCATGGCTGCCCGATCTCCATGACGTACGCCGCGGTCCCGGCGCTGCGCGCCGAACCGGGGCTCGCCGCCGTGTACGAACCGCTGCTGGCCGCCCGCACGTACGACTTCGGGCTGCGGCCGCCGCTCGCCAAGCGGGGCCTGATCGCGGGCATGTCGATGACGGAGAAGCAGGGCGGCTCGGACGTCCGCGCCAACACCACCCAGGCCGTACCGGACGGTGCCGGTGGCTACGTCCTCACCGGCCACAAGTGGTTCACCTCCGCTCCGATGAGCGATGTCTTCCTGACGCTGGCCCAGACGGAGGAGGGGCTCACCTGCTTCCTGGTGCCCCGGGTGCTGCCGGACGGCAGCCGCAACCCGCTGCGGCTGATGCGGCTCAAGAACAAGCTGGGCAACCGCTCGAACGCGTCGGCCGAGATCGAGTACGAGTCCGCCATGGCCTGGCGGGTCGGCGAACCGGGCCGCGGGGTGCGGACCATCGTGGAGATGGTCAACGTCACCCGGCTGGACTGTGTCATCGGCTCGGCGGCGGGCATGCGGGCCGGGCTGCGTCAGGCGCTGCACCACGCCGAGCACCGCCGGGCGTTCGGGGCCGAGCTGGTCGACCAGCCGCTGATGCGCAATGTGCTCGCCGATCTGGCGGTGGAGTCGGAGGCGGCCACGACGCTCGCGATGCGGCTCGCGACCGCCCTGGACCGCGCGGAGGCGGGGGACGAGGGCGAGGCGGCGCTGCGCAGGCTGGGGCTCGCGGTGAGCAAGTACTGGGTGTGCAAGCGCGGCTCCACCCACGCCGCCGAGGCCCTGGAGTGCCTGGGCGGCAACGGCTATGTGGAGGAGTCCGGCATGCCGCGCCTGTATCGCGAGGCGCCGCTGCTGTCGATCTGGGAGGGCTCGGGGAATGTCGCGGCGCTCGATGTGCTGCGCGCGCTGGGCCGGGAGTCGGGTGCGCTGGAGGTGTTCCTGGCCGAGGTCGACACCGCGGCCGGGGCCGACGCCCGGCTGGACGCGGCCGTGGACCGGCTGCGCGGGCTGCTGCCGCAGCTCACCGACCCCGAGCGGGCGCAGCTGATGGCGCGCCGCCTGGCCGAGCAGATGACGCTGGTGCTGCAGGGCAGCCTGCTGGTGCGGTACAGCCATCCGGCGGTCGCCGACGCGTTCTGCGCCTCGCGGCTGGACGGGGACTGGGGGCATGCCTTCGGCACCCTGCCGCCCGGTACGGACACCGGCCCGATCCTGGAGCGCGCCCGCCCGAAGGACGCGCGGTGACGCCCACGGAGGACTCGGGGAAAGCCGTGGACGCGGCCGGTGCGCCCCTTACGGTTCGCACGGAGCGGGAGGGCCCGGTCACCACGGTCGTGCTCTCCCGCCCCGAGGTGCGCAACGCCGTCGACGGCGCGACCGCCACGGCGCTGGCCGACGCCTTCCGCGCCTTCGACGCCGACCCGGCGGCGCGGGTCGCGGTGCTGTGGGGCGAGGGCGGCACCTTCTGCTCCGGCGCCGATCTGAAGGCGGTCGGCACAGCGCGCGGCAATCGGGTGGCCGAGGACGGCGACGGCCCGATGGGACCCACCCGGCTGCGGCTGTCCAAGCCGGTGATCGCGGCGGTCAGCGGCCACGCCGTGGCGGGCGGGCTGGAGTTGGCGCTCTGGTGCGATCTGCGCGTCGCCGAGGAGGACGCGGTCTTCGGGGTGTTCTGCCGCCGCTGGGGCGTCCCGCTGATCGACGGCGGAACGGTACGGCTGCCACGGCTGATCGGCGCGAGCCGGGCGATGGACCTGGTGCTGACGGGCCGGCCGGTGCCGGCCGACGAGGCGTACGCAATCGGGCTCGCCAACCGCCTCGTACCACCGGGACGGGCGCGCGCGGAGGCGGAACGGCTGGCGGCCCGGATCGCCGGCTTTCCGCAGACGTGTCTGCGCTCGGACCGGGCCTCGCTGCTGGGACAGGAGGGGCTGCCGGAGGACGAGGCCATGGCGCGGGAGCTGCGCCACGGTCAGGCCACGCTGGCCGAGGGGCTGGACGGCGCGGCGCGGTTCGCGGCGGGCGCGGGTCGGCATGGGAGCTTCGGCGCGCCGTGACCAGGGGCGGGGCCGCCGCGGGGCGAGCCGAACGCCATGAGGTGAATGTCCTCCGGTAAACCTCGAAGCGCCAATGTCCGGGTCTATTCCCCTATTCGGGGGAATCCCAGTGTTCACACGGCTGGCGGGCGCCTGTTCGGCGGAACATCTCCTCGTGAAGCGATGGCAGCGCGTATGGCGTGCGGGGGTCCTGACCACTGCCCTTGTCCTCGCCTCGGCGGGGGCGACAGCCCTGGCCGACCAGGACGGTGACGGTCCGGCGGCCGCGTCCGCCTCCCCACGGCCGACGGCCGGTGCCCGGCCCGGGACCGGGGGCCCGGACCACGGACCGCACGTCTGGGTGAAGATCCGGATCGGTCCGGGCCTGTGCGTCTGCGTCGCCGCCTCGGCGGGCCCGGTCGGCTTCTTCGCCCACTACGGCTGGTGCCCCAAGCCGAAGCCCACGCCGACCCCGACCCCGACCCCGACGCCTACGCCAACACCCACACCCACGCCCACGCCCACCCCGACGCCGACACCAACCCCGACGTCCACCCCCAGCCCGTCCGCCACACCGACCCCTACGCCCACGCCCACGCGGACCCCGAGCCCCACTCCCACATCCACCCGGACGCCGCGGGTCCCTTCCCTCACGCCCTCTCCGCGGCTTCCCACGCCGGGGCCCACACCCGAGCCCGCGCTTCCGCTGCCGTCCCCGCCCCTGCGCACCAAGCCTCCGGCCTCACCCCCCACGCCGGTTCCCACACCGACCAGGACCCGTGCCGTCGAGGTGCACGCGTATCAGAAGCCCACGCGCCAAAAGCCCGACAACGGCACCTCCCTGGTCACCTTCACCCTGCTGCTCACCGCGCCCGCGGTCCTCGCGGCCGCCGCTCTCCGTCCCCGTTCGCGCTCCGCCGGGCGCGGCGGGCGGCGCGGCTGAGGGCTCACTGTCGAACCGCTTGGGAGGTTATGCATGCCCGAATGGCTGATTATGGTCCTGGTGATGGCCGGGACCTGCGCGGTCGTGGTCACCGGGGCGGTCCTCAACGCCCGCCGGCTCGGGGACGAGGACGATCCGGACGAGACCCCCGATGTCCTCGACTACATGATCATGATGATCGGCGTGGTCTACGCGATCGTGCTGGGCCTGGCGATCGCCGGTGTCTGGGAGGGCCGTTCCGCCGCGCAGGACGGGGTCCGTACGGAGGCGCAGGCGCTGCATGAGGTGGTCGAGCGGTCGAGCGTCTACCCCGGCCCGGTGCGCGACCGCATCCGCGACGACGTGGACGCGTATGTGGACCATGTGGTGCACACGGAGTGGAAGGTGATGATCGACAAGGGCGAGCTCACCGACCGCGGCGGCGAGCTGCTGAGCACCCTGCGCCGCGACGTCACCCTCGCGACACCGCACAGCGATCTCCAGTCGCAGGCGTATCAGCCGCTGGTGGATCAGGTGGCCGCCGTGGACGACGCGCGGAACGCCCGGCAGCAGAGCGCGGGGCCCACGATGCCCCATCTGGTCTGGTTCGGCCTGGTGCTCGGCGCGGCGCTGGTGGTCGGGCTGGTCTTCACCCTGCAGATCCGCCGCTCGCCCCGGGAGCTGATGCTCGCGGTGATGTTCACCGCGCTCATCGTCTTCCTGCTCTTCCTGGTGTGGGACTTCGACGCGCCTTTCGGCCGGTCGGTCGGCGATTCGACCACGGCCTTCACCGATTTGTTCCCCAGCGCACGGGGAGGGTCTTGAGCCCGTTCTGGAAGTTGGAGGTGAGCCGCACCGGCTCACCCGCCCGGCGCAGCCCCGGCAGCCGGTCCAGGGTGGCGCGCAGCATGGCCCGCATCTGGACGCGGGCCAGATGCGCGCCCAGGCAGACATGCGGTCCGAAGCCGAAGCTCAGATGGTCGTTGGGGGTGCGGGTGATGTCGAACCGGTCGGGGTCGGTGAAGACCGCCTCGTCGCGGTTGGCCGAGGCGTGGAAGACGACGACCTTCGCACCGCGCCGGATGAGCCGTCCGCCCAGTTCCACATCGCGGGTGGCGGTGCGCCGGAAGTCGATGACGGGTGGCCAGAAGCGCAGCATCTCCTCCACTGCCGGGCCGGTCAGCTCGGGCCGGTCGCGCAGCAGCCGCAGGCTCTCGGGGTGGTCGAGCAGGGTGAGCAGCCCGCCGGGGATGCCGTTGCGCAGCGTCTCGTTGCCCGCCACGGCGAAGAGGAAGAACATGTTCTCGAACTCGTCCCGGCTCAGCCCGCCCTCGCGCATCCGCGCCATCACACTGCCTGGACGGGGCCGCTCGGCGAGCGCGTGGGCGTAGGCGAACATGTCGGCCAGGGCCTCGCGGGAGCGCGGGTTCATCGGCCGGCCGTCGGGGCGTCGGGCCGCCGGGGCCGGTCTGCGGGCGAGGGCGGCGCGCCCCATGGGGCTCAGCTCCTCGATGGCCACGGTGGACGATCCGGCGTAGTCGGCGTCCTGGTAGCCGATGACCCTGTCGGCCCAGTCGAACAACAACCGCCGGTCGCCCTCTGGGATACCCATCACATGGGCGAGGGTCCAGACCGGCAGATCGGCGGCGAGCTCGACGAAGTCGGTCTCGCCGCGCCCGGCCACGGAGTCCACGAGCGCCGCCGCGCGCTCCTCGATGACCTCCTCCAGCTCCCGTACGGCGCGCGGGGTGAAGGCCGCGGCGACGATACGGCGGGTGCGGGAGTGGTCGGGCGGGTCCTGGTTGAGCATCATCGCCCGCACGAACTCCAGATCGGCGGAGGTGTCGGGGTCGCGGATCTGAGTGGCCCCGAGGTGGGAGGAGAAGACCTCGGGGGTGCGCAGGACGTGTTTGACATCGGCGTGCCGGAACACCGCCCAGAAGCCGGGGCCGGCCGGCCAGGCCCCGACCGCGGGCTCCTCGATCCGGCAGACCGGGCGGGTGGTGCGCAGTTCGGCGAAGAGCGCGTAGGGGACAGCGGCGGTGTAGGTCTCGGGAAGGAACGCCTCGACAGGGTTCACAGCCGAGACCGTACGGCGCCGCCCTCCGGGCCCGTCAAGACGCCCGGAGCCCACCGGCCCCCTGAGCCCACCCGAGACCCCCTGAGCCCATCAGACACCTCGCCCCCACCGGACCCCGCGACCCCACCGGACCCCGTGGGCCAACCGGACCCGGTAGGCCAACCGGACCCCGTAGGCCAACCGGACCCCGTGGGCCCACCGGACGCCCCGGGCCCGCCGGAGACCGTGAGCCCGTCGGACGCCGTGCGGCCCCTACGGCACCGGCACCGGGAGGATCCGGCGCAGCGGGTCCTCCGGCAGCCGGCCGTGGGCCTTCCACTCCCGGGGGTAACCGACCGAGACCTCCTGGAACTTCACCCCGTCCTCCACCGTGGTCCGGGGGATGTGCAGATGGCCGTAGACGACGGTCTCGGCCCGGAACCGCACATGCCAGTCGGCGGTCAGCTCGGTGCCGCACCACAGCGCGAAGTCGGGGTAGCGCAGCACCCGGGTGGGCAGCCGGGTCATCGGCCAGTGGTTGATGAGCACGGTCCGCAGCCCCGGGTCGACGGCCGACAGCCGGGCCTCGGTCTCGGCCACCCGGGCCCGGCACCACGCGTCGCGGGTGGGGTACGGGTCGGGGTGCAGGAAGTGCTCGTCGGTGCAGACCACGCCCACCTCATGGGCGTGGGCCAGCGCGGCCTCCTTGGTGGCCATGCCGTCGAGGCGGAAGGTGTAGTCGTAGAGCAGGAACAGCGGGGCGATGACCAGCGGTCCGCCGATGCCTTCCCAGAGGGGGTAGGGGTCCTCGGGGGTGACGATGCCCTTGGCCCGGCACATCTCCACCAGCGCCTCGTAGCGCGCCACCCCCCGGACTTCCAAGGGGTCCTTGGGATGGGTCCACAGCTCGTGGTTTCCCGGTGACCAGATGACTTTGGCGAAGCGCTCGCTCAGCAGGCCGAGGACCTCCTCGATCTCGGAGAAGACCTCGCCGACGTCCCCCGCGACGATCAGCCAGTCGTCGTCGGAGCCGGGCCGCAGCCGCTCCACGATCGCCCGGTTCTCCGAATAGGCCACATGCAGGTCGCTGATTGCGAGGAGTTCGCCCCCGTGGGTGCCACCCATTGTCTCTCCTGTCGTACGGTGGCGGTCATGACGCGGTCGCGGTGCTCACGCGCCGCGGGACGGGCCGGGTGATCACCGGACCGTCCCTGGCGCTAGCCTCGCAGATGTGGTGGACAAACTCCCTCCGTCTTTTGAACGGGGAACCGACGGACCCAAGGTCATCGTCGCCGGACTCGACGGTTCCGAATCTTCCTGGCGTGCCACGGCCTACGCCGCCGGACTGGCCAGACGCCAGAAGGCGCTGCTCGTCGTGGTCTATATCCAGCCGGTGCTGGCCGCCGGGGCGGCGCTGGGTGCCTCGGTGGCCGACACCACGGGCGAGGTGGCCGAGGAGCTGATGACGGAGATGCGGGAGGCCACCGAGCGGCTGCGCGGGGTCTTCGACGTGCGCTGGGAGTTCCACACTTTCCGGGGCGATCCGTACAACGGCCTGGCCCAGGCGGCCGATGAGCTGAAGGCCGACGCCGTGGTGGTGGGCGCGTCCGAGCAGGCCGGGCACCGCTTCATCGGCTCGGTGGCCGTACGGCTGGTCAAGGCGGGCCGCTGGCCGGTCACGGTGGTGCCGTAGAGCCCCTGCCGGCTCGCGGAGCCCGGCGCGGTGAGGCACGGTGGGAGAAACGAACGGACCACCCCACGGACCGGGGAGACTGCCATGGCCCACACCTACCGGGTGAGCGAGATCGTCGGCTCGTCCACCGAGAGCGTCGACGACGCGATCCGCACCGCCATCGGCCGTGCCTCCAAGACGCTGCGCAATCTTGACTGGTTCGAGGTCGGTCAAGTGCGCGGGCATATCGAGGACGGCCGGATCGCGCACTACCAGGTGGGGCTGAAGGTCGGATTCCGGCTCGAGGACCCCGACTGACCCCGGCCGGGCCCGCGGCACAGCGGGCACGGCCTCGGCGGTCGCGTGCTCAGCCACGGGGCACGACGGTGGAGAGCACGGACGGCAGCGGATACCAGTCGGCGGTCGCGAAGCTGGCGTGCCGGGCGGCGAGTTCGGACACCCGCGTGCGCGCCTGGTCCTCGGTGGGGCTGGTGCCGTCGATCGCGGGCGCCACGTTGTGCGCGTCCGTCATGATCAGCAGGTAGTGGCGGTCGTCGTACCAGGCGGTGTCCACACCGCTGGTGACATACGTCGACGCGTCCCCGTCGAAGACCACGAACCACGGCCGGAGGGTGGCGTCGGTGTAGCGGGTGCGCGGGTCGCCCGAGGCGGCGCCGTGGACGGCGGGGAAGGCGGCGGCCTGACCGAGCTTCCCGGCGGCGGACAGGTCCCGCAGATGGGTGGCGTACTCACGGTCGGTCCACAGCGAGTCCAGCGGGTTGTTCTCCTCGACGGTGCCCGGGATCAGCTCGACGACGAACTTGCCCGCGAGCGCGGAGCGGGACGGCCAGCCGTCCGCCCGCACCGCCTCGTCGAGGTTGGCGTGGCCGCCCACCACATCCGCCGGGCGCAGCAGCGCGTCGCCCAGGGTGGCGCCGAGGAGGGCGTCGAGGTCGCCCGGGCCGCGTCCGCTCTTGCCGTAGAAGCCGTCCTTCATCTCCACCTTGATGAAGACGGGACGGTGGCCCGGATGGGCCTGGTGCCAGGCCCGCATGTCGGCGAGGCAGCCGGTCAGGCTCTGGTCACGGGGCTTGGTGCGCAGCTCGTCCGGGCCGGCGGCGTTCTCGCAGTTGTTGTCGTTGCCGAGCGGATTGCCGTGCGAGACCCGCCAGCCGGCGCCGAACGCATTGGTCCACACATCGAGTTCCAGGAGCGAGGCGCCGGAGTCCAGCGCGTCGGCGAAGTACGGATACTTGGCCTTTTCGTACGCGTTGTGCACCCCTACCGAGGTGGTGGCGGAATAGGACGGATCGTCCGCGGCGGCGGGCCGGGCCTCCGCCGGTGCCGTCAGACACAGTGCGGCCGCCGCCGCGGCGACCGCCACCGTCCCCGTGCGCCGGGCATGACCGCGCGCCGGATTCCCCACCCTGCCCATGTGTCCCCACCCTCGTCGACAACCCGACCAACTGGGCAGAAGCGTACGGGAGTCGCGTCACGGGTTACGAGGCGCTATGGGTCACAGCGGGACGGGCCTCGCGGCGGTG is from Streptomyces hygroscopicus and encodes:
- a CDS encoding metallophosphoesterase, with the protein product MGGTHGGELLAISDLHVAYSENRAIVERLRPGSDDDWLIVAGDVGEVFSEIEEVLGLLSERFAKVIWSPGNHELWTHPKDPLEVRGVARYEALVEMCRAKGIVTPEDPYPLWEGIGGPLVIAPLFLLYDYTFRLDGMATKEAALAHAHEVGVVCTDEHFLHPDPYPTRDAWCRARVAETEARLSAVDPGLRTVLINHWPMTRLPTRVLRYPDFALWCGTELTADWHVRFRAETVVYGHLHIPRTTVEDGVKFQEVSVGYPREWKAHGRLPEDPLRRILPVPVP
- a CDS encoding universal stress protein A yields the protein MVDKLPPSFERGTDGPKVIVAGLDGSESSWRATAYAAGLARRQKALLVVVYIQPVLAAGAALGASVADTTGEVAEELMTEMREATERLRGVFDVRWEFHTFRGDPYNGLAQAADELKADAVVVGASEQAGHRFIGSVAVRLVKAGRWPVTVVP